The Euphorbia lathyris chromosome 2, ddEupLath1.1, whole genome shotgun sequence genome includes a window with the following:
- the LOC136216690 gene encoding probable aspartic proteinase GIP2: protein MVSPLLGFFLTALVLLVHPYSIAAKLSFKPKAIVLPTSKDQSITLIKQRTPLAAGTSFRPKALVLPVSKDPSTNQYLTEIKQRTPLVPIKLTLDLGGQCLWVDEQDYVSSTYKHVRCATAQCAFSISTGCVPECYTSPPRPGCNNNTCGYVADNPILQSAFVNAEVGQDVVSIQSTDGSNPGRAVSVPKFTSTVAITSMLQGLANGVKGMAGLGRTRISLPSQFSSAFSFDRKFAICLSSSTNGNNGVVFFGDGPYVLLPNIDVSKSLIYTPLVVNPVSVRTTSFEGESSSDYFIGVTSIKINGNKVPLNTTLLKIDKQGSGGTKISTVNPYTVMETSIYKAVVKSFIKELAQVPRVSAVAPFGACFNSTFIGSTRVGPAVPQIDLVLQSSRVIWSIFGANSIVNVKEDVVCLGFVDGGVNSKTSIEIGGHQLEDNLLQFDLAASKLGFSSSLLFRQTNCANFNFTSNA, encoded by the coding sequence ATGGTTTCTCCCTTGCTTGGTTTCTTCTTGACTGCTCTTGTCTTGTTGGTTCATCCATATTCCATAGCTGCCAAATTATCTTTCAAACCCAAAGCTATTGTTCTCCCCACATCAAAAGATCAATCCATAACTCTAATCAAACAAAGAACCCCTTTAGCTGCTGGAACATCTTTCAGACCCAAAGCACTAGTCCTTCCTGTATCAAAAGATCCATCCACTAACCAATACTTAACTGAGATCAAGCAAAGAACCCCTCTAGTCCCAATCAAATTGACACTTGATCTTGGTGGCCAATGCCTATGGGTTGACGAGCAAGATTATGTTTCTTCAACCTATAAACATGTGCGTTGCGCCACAGCCCAATGTGCATTTTCCATATCAACAGGTTGTGTCCCAGAATGCTATACTAGCCCCCCAAGGCCAGGTTGCAACAATAACACATGTGGTTATGTTGCTGATAATCCAATCTTGCAGTCTGCTTTTGTTAATGCTGAGGTTGGTCAGGATGTTGTTTCAATTCAATCAACCGATGGCTCTAATCCTGGTAGAGCCGTTTCTGTTCCTAAGTTCACTTCTACTGTTGCTATAACCTCTATGCTTCAAGGTCTTGCTAATGGTGTTAAAGGCATGGCTGGACTCGGAAGGACCCGGATTTCACTTCCTTCTCAGTTTTCTTCAGCTTTTAGTTTTGATAGGAAGTTTGCTATTTGCTTATCTTCTTCAACTAATGGAAACAACGGTGTCGTTTTCTTTGGTGATGGTCCTTATGTTTTGCTTCCAAACATTGATGTCTCTAAATCTTTGATTTACACTCCATTAGTTGTTAACCCGGTGAGCGTCCGAACAACCTCTTTTGAAGGTGAATCTTCTTCTGATTATTTCATTGGGGTTACTTCTATTAAGATTAATGGAAATAAAGTTCCATTAAATACAACATTGCTCAAAATTGATAAACAAGGATCTGGAGGAACCAAGATTAGTACAGTAAATCCTTACACTGTAATGGAAACCTCAATTTACAAAGCGGTTGTGAAAAGTTTCATCAAAGAGTTAGCTCAAGTGCCTAGAGTTTCAGCTGTGGCTCCTTTTGGTGCTTGTTTTAATTCAACCTTCATAGGCAGCACTCGAGTTGGGCCGGCAGTTCCTCAGATTGATCTGGTGTTGCAGAGCAGCAGAGTTATTTGGAGTATTTTTGGTGCAAATTCAATAGTAAATGTGAAAGAAGATGTGGTTTGTCTTGGATTTGTTGATGGAGGTGTAAATTCAAAAACTTCTATTGAGATTGGAGGACATCAATTGGAGGATAATCTGCTACAGTTTGATCTTGCTGCTTCAAAGCTTGGCTTCAGCTCTTCACTTTTGTTTAGACAAACTAACTGTGCTAACTTTAACTTTACTTCTAATGCCTAG